In the genome of Planctomycetia bacterium, the window TCGCCAAGAGGGCGAAGATCAGCAGCGTCGAAAGTCGCGCCGGTTGGATCATGTGTCGAAAAAGGGGCGGCATGTGAGTCGAATCGAAGTCATTCACTTCGCTCCGTCGGCAGGCACTCGCAAGTCGCCGGAGGGGCGGGGATTATGACGAGAGTGGCTTGTTGCAGCAAGGTCGGTGCCGGAATCGAATGAATGGCCGGCAAACACGCCCGGTTCGTTGACAGCGTCAAAAGCCATCATTACGCTAAGTTCGTTCGACCTCTCATCTTCGCATTTCGCGAACGCCCGGCTATTTCTCCCGCGTTGTCGCTTTTTCCCAGCGGACCTATATGCCCGATTTCATCGAAATCCTTGTCCGCAACAAGCTGCTCGACGAGAAGAAAGTTGCCGAGGCCAAAAAAGCGGCTCGCAGCTCGAATACCAAGCTGAGCGATGCCATCGTGAAATTGGGGTTCTGCTCGGTCGAATTCGTGACCAAAGCGATAGCAAAATCTCAGGGGCTGGAGTACGTCAAACTCGAGGGAATCGAGGTTCCGCAGCAGGTCGTCTCGCTCGTTCCCGAGTCGTTTGCACGGGAACACGGAGTGCTAGCTCTGTCCGACGACGACGGCGTTCTCAAGGTCGTGATGGCGGATCCCGACGAATTGGAGACGATCGATAAGCTCCAGTTCATCCTGAATCGCAAGATTAAGGTGGCTCTGGCACCGAAAGAGACCATCGTTACGGCTGTGAACAAGCTCTACAACCGGGGCGATGAAACAGCCCGGATGATGCAGGAAGTTTCCGAGCAGGCGATCGATTTCAGCGAAGAGTCGGTCGGGCCGAACGACGAAGCGGTCGACGAAAATAGTGCGCCGGTGATTCGCCTTGTACAGATGATCATTACGGAGGCGGTAACGGCACGGGCTTCCGACATCCATGTGGAGCCATTTGAAGATCGAGTGCGGATACGCTACCGGATCGATGGGGTATTGAGCGAGCGCGATAGCATCCCCAAGCGATTGCTAGGTCCCGTACTTTCGCGGCTCAAAATTCTGGCAAAAATCGACATCGCAGAGCGCCGGCGTTGCCAAGACGGCCGGATTAAGGTCACGGTCGGAAAGAAGGATCTTGACCTTCGTGTCAGTGTCATGCCCACCAACCACGGCCAGTCGGTCGTGATGCGGTTGCTCGACAAAGACAACATCAAGGTCGGTCTTAAGCAACTGGGAATGTCGGAAGAAATCTTCCGGCAGGTGAACCAGCTGATTCGCCGGCCGAACGGAATCATCCTCGTTACCGGTCCGACCGGCTCCGGCAAAACCACGACCCTTTATGCCGGTTTGAACGATTTGAACCGGCCGGATCGTAAGATCATTACGGCGGAAGATCCCGTAGAATACTACTTGCCCGGCATCAATCAGGTCGAGGTGAAGCACAGTATCGGGCTCGATTTCGCGCGCATTATTCGAGCTATGTTGCGCCAAGCGCCAAATGTGATTCTTGTGGGAGAGATGCGAGATTCTGAAACGGCAGAGATGGGAATCCAAGCTTCTCTAACTGGACACTTAGTTTTCAGTACGCTACATACGAACGATGCGCCTAGTGCTATTACGCGCATGATCGACATGGGCGTGCCCGCCTATCTGGTTGCCAGCAGCATTATTGCCATCCTTGCTCAGCGTCTTGTTCGCAAGGTTTGCGAGAAATGCAAGTACCCTTATAGCCCCCCTGAAGCAGTGCTTGAACAAGCTGGGCTGACACCTGAGCAGGTGTCGAAGGCGCAGTTCATGAAGGGGAAAGGGTGCGCGCATTGCAACCGTCAGGGATACCGCGGTCGGGTGGGTATCTACGAGTTGAGGATGATGACCGCGCGGGTTCGTGAGCTGGCGTTTCAAGGGACATCTTCGCAGCAATTGCGACGAACAGCCGTCTCGCAAGGGATGCATACCTTGTTTGAAGATGGGCTCAACAAGGCGATGCGTGGTCAAACGACTTTGG includes:
- a CDS encoding GspE/PulE family protein, translating into MPDFIEILVRNKLLDEKKVAEAKKAARSSNTKLSDAIVKLGFCSVEFVTKAIAKSQGLEYVKLEGIEVPQQVVSLVPESFAREHGVLALSDDDGVLKVVMADPDELETIDKLQFILNRKIKVALAPKETIVTAVNKLYNRGDETARMMQEVSEQAIDFSEESVGPNDEAVDENSAPVIRLVQMIITEAVTARASDIHVEPFEDRVRIRYRIDGVLSERDSIPKRLLGPVLSRLKILAKIDIAERRRCQDGRIKVTVGKKDLDLRVSVMPTNHGQSVVMRLLDKDNIKVGLKQLGMSEEIFRQVNQLIRRPNGIILVTGPTGSGKTTTLYAGLNDLNRPDRKIITAEDPVEYYLPGINQVEVKHSIGLDFARIIRAMLRQAPNVILVGEMRDSETAEMGIQASLTGHLVFSTLHTNDAPSAITRMIDMGVPAYLVASSIIAILAQRLVRKVCEKCKYPYSPPEAVLEQAGLTPEQVSKAQFMKGKGCAHCNRQGYRGRVGIYELRMMTARVRELAFQGTSSQQLRRTAVSQGMHTLFEDGLNKAMRGQTTLEEVFRIAKRAEE